Below is a genomic region from Hevea brasiliensis isolate MT/VB/25A 57/8 chromosome 3, ASM3005281v1, whole genome shotgun sequence.
TTACCCTTGCAAATTCCCCCCACTTCCCTTCAGCTGCATACAGATTTGATAGCATCACATAAGTCCCAACCAACTGTGGCCTCAAATCCAATACTTTCTGAGCTGCCAACTTGCCCAAATTTGGAAGGCAATGTGCTTTACAAGCACCAAGGAGTGCACCCCAAACAGATTCATTAGGTGTGAATGGCATACTCTGTATCAGTCGATAGGCCTCCTCAACTCTCCCAGCTCTGCCCAGCATATCCACAACACACCCATAAATCTCATGATCTGGTTTGATGTTATAATCATCCATCATAGAATTGAAATACCTCAAGCCTTGGTCTACTAGTCCAGCGTGACTACATGCACTCAAAACTGCCATAAACACTATCTGATCAGGTTTGATACCTGATTCAACCATATCATCAAACAACTCAATAACCTCTCTTCCATATCCATGAGCCCCATATCCAATCATCATAGAGGTCCAAGAAACCAAATTTTTACAAGACAATTCAGTAAAAACTTTGCACGAGTCTGCTATGCTACCACACTTGGCATACATATCAATCAAAGCATTAGCCAATGCCAAGTCCCCCTCAAGGCCTctgcaaataatgcctccatgAATCAGTTGTCCACAACTCAAAACTGCTAGATTAGCACAGGCTGCTATTACACTAGTAAAAGTGATGCAGTCTGGTCTAAAACCATTAGACTCCATttgtgaaaatataaaaaaagactCACTAGAATCAGATTTTTCATATCCTGCTATTAATGTATTCCACGTGATCAAATCCTTTTGAGTCATCTCATGGAAATACTGATTTGCCTCAGATAAACAACCACACCTACAATACATGTCTACTATAGAATTCATGACAGGAAGACTGGATTCACAACCGTGTTTAATTACTGCCGTATGAATTTGTTTGCCATAATTCTGACAACCAATTGAAGCACAAGCTCTAATGGCAATTGAAAAGCTATATGGATTGCTTTCTGCTTCCTCCTGCTTGccacaaaatgtatcaaaatcatTAATTAATCTATTGATAATAATCAGTTCTTGAAAAATGAAACCCTGTTTCCCCCTTTCTCTTCCTAAAACCACCAAAAAAAGACATTCACATGAATCCTTTAGTTCTTTTATGCACCTACCAGTAACATTTGCCGGAAGACTTGAAGTCCATGATGGCCATTACCTCCATGAGTGTAACCAGCGATCAAGGTAGTCCACGACACAGGATTCTTCAACTCAATACCGCGAAAAACCATGCATGCGTCCCTCATGCTAGCGCAGCAAGTAGCATACATATCCATTAGTGCATTATCCACATAAATAAACCCTTGTATGCCGTGCTTAATAGCAAACCCATGAACCAAAACCCCACAAGAAAGACTTTTCATGCCTTTACAAGCCTTTAACACACTTGATACCGTAAATTCATCTGGGTTCATCTCACTCCTTACCATATTACAGAACATACCCCATGCATAGGCGTGCTCGTTGCAAGATGCGTACCCTGCAATCATGGTAGTCCACGCAACCACGTCTCTGTCAGGCATTTCGTCGAACAGGGAGCGTGCTTCTCTGATTAAGCCCTTTTCAAAGTAGGATTTTATGAGATCAGTGGCCAAAAAGGAAGATGCTTTTGGTGCGTAAGCTGTGTTTAACTGAATGGGAGTGTTTTGGGAACAGTCTAGATAGTTTTTGATCATGGGAGGGAATGGGCGGAAACGAGCGGTACTAGATAGTAACCTTTTTGAACTCATTTCTAGCGCGTAACGTGATCATGGCACCTTCCAGTGTTTCCGTACCTTGTTTCAAGTTTTAACCCTTAAAAAATAGGAAAAATTACCATTTTCCCCAATATTAACGaaattaatgacatcatcatcgcATTTGGAGATCACATTAATTACTCCTCGAGTTTTAATTTCGACCATACATTTCTATTTCTCTATTTatcttttttaactttttttttttctaactttTGCCAACTTTTAGGGTTGCTGATATAATCATTTTCGTCATTATATTTTTTCTATTATTAGCACTTTTGTTACTCATTGTCACCTTTTGATTTCTTGATTAACagtaaaattaacaaaaataataaaCTAACTAGCTGACAaaattaattgtgagaaattaaattatatatttttaaaaatatataatttaaattattaattttaatataattgaaaAACTTAATAGTATAAGAAATTacttaagtgtgataataatgagacatATAAACGGTACAAAATAGTAAAGAAAGAGGTAAAAAAGACAGTTAATCAAATAAGAGCGTAggcttttgaaaagttatatgagaaatttGGAACTGAAGAAGGGGAtagagatatttatagattagcaaggagaataggaaagaaatgtcaagatctcaatcaagttaggtgtattaaggataaagaaagaaaaaatgttAGTGAAATATGAggatattaaagaaagatggagaaattattttgagaatctctttaataatagtcaaaatgataatagcataaatataaactataaagtaatagaaaagaatataaattatactagaaggatcagatctttagaagtaaatgaaAAGTAGGTAAAACCTGTGGACCCGATTGAATACCAATtaaagtgtgaaagtgtttgagagatatgggagtggcatagttaattaaattatttaataagattctaaactcaaagaaaatgcctaatgaatAGAAGATGAGTATTTTAGCacctatttttaaaattaagagagacatacagagttgctcaaactataggagaattaaactcatgagccatactatgaagttgtgagagAGAGTTGTGAAACATCGACTGCATCATGATACTTGTATCTCTCACAATCAATTTAACTTCATGCCCTATCGTTCAaccatggaagcgatctttctcattagaagattgatagagaaatatagagatatgaAGTAAGATCTACATATGATTTTTATCGAtctggagaaggcttatgatagtattccaagagatgtcttgtgAAGAGTGTTATAACAAAAGAtgatatctattaggtacatacaagcgttgaaagatatgtatgaaggagtaacTACTATTATGCGCACAGTGAGAGAGACACAAGAGATTTccctatctcaattggattacaccaaggttcagctataagcccttacctttttacatttgttttagatgaactgacgaaacatatacaagaaagtatcccttggtgcatgatgtttgcgaatgatatagttctgatagatgagacgcgaaaaggagtcaatagaaagctagatttttggaaaagtactctagagtcaaaggtttttaagttaagtagaacgaagacagaatacatgaatTGCCAGTTCAGTGAATGCCGaattggtgatagggaatgagttagtttggatggaatgATACTATCCCaaaataatcactttaaatattttGGCTCAGTCTTTCAAGTAAATAAGGGATGTGAggaagatgttagtcataggattaaagccgaatggttgaagtgAAGACATGCTATagaagttttatgtgatcgcaagattctcaaaaagttgaaaggaaaattttaccgttgaagtggagacatgctataggagttttatgtgatcgcaagattctcaaaaagttgaaaggaaaattttaccgtacagccatacggtcagccatgttatatggttgtgagtgttgggcactgaataagaaatatgtgtctaagataagagttgcggagatgagaatgttaaggtggatgagcggccatactatactagataaagtccgtaatgagagcatTAGAGAAAAGGTAAAAGTAGTACGGaagctctagttagacaagtagagcagaatagaaagaaaagaagaggtagacttaaactgacttggaggagagtactacaacatgacctagaagcattacacatttctaagaatttaactcaaaatcgtttagaatagagaaagagaattcatatagccgactctaaatttttgggataaagacttagttgaattgagttaatATAATTgagaaactaaataataatttatcataaaaaaaGGTTAAGGTAAttcaacttaaaataaaattacaaatgttggatattcaaaaaaaataaaaaaaagacaaCTTCAccacatttacatatttatatatataaaaaatgacatttaataataaataatttagtaATGTACAAAGTGGCTATGTAAGGAACCGCAATATAAACTTGTAAAGGTCCCTCAACTAAACCCTAGTACTTCAAAATTCTATGACCAATCAACTTAGCTAATTAATCGGATCAGTAGAACAAGACTTTCATACAGTGTTGTAAGAAATTGCTAGCATACGTTACAATAGAGAGGTTCAAAATTCCTCATTTATAGGACTCTTGTAAGCCTCTCCTAAACTCCAAGCTGTACAGAACTAACAGATTCATTCTTGCATTTGACAGAATGGCTGTCACCCTCTACACAAGAATCTGCGACTTAGCAGCAACTCGAGAGCACTTCTTCCGGCCAGTCTTGCTAAGTGCACAAACACAGATTTCAAGAAGCTCATAGTCTTCCTCCCATAATAACATTGATGCCATCTGTGGATTCTCTAAGAGAACTTTTGACGTCAGGAACCCAGCAATTGTCCATGTTTGACAAAGTCGAGATTGTTTTCCGATGAACTTTCCTGTACGTGTGTCATAATACTCAGGCCAGCGGTCAACTGCAAGTCTTTTTTCAGCCAAAGCTACTGCCTTCTGGGCTAGTTCTAGTCTGCCCATCTTGATGCATGCCAATGTGAACTGAAACCAATTCATAAAAGGGAAATTCAGAAGGTAGCAGTCAATAAAGATTCATGGGTGGAGGAACCTGCCACAGCATGTAAGACCTAAACTGCCATATAAAGATCCATCTTTGAACCAGCTTCACAGATGTTAGTTctatttctaaaaattaattacGTCTCGTGTAGTTTTTTGAACAGTCACAACACGTCTGTCATTAGTGTCAAGAAACAAAAAAATGACACCTCAATGCCCAAAACTAGCAGCAAAGTGCATTAAGTATCAACTGACATCTTTTACTCTACAGATCCCAAATCCAAAACAGTTGGGCCTTTATCAGTTATCAACACATCAATGCAATAGAAGGCGAACATGCGCAAATAGTTAATAGATTATAGGGCTACTCTATTATAGATAATTTTGGGGTTCAAGTTCAAAATAAAGCTTACCTGCCAAAGAAGTGTTGGCCACGATCCACCATTATGATATGACCAAGGGCTGCAAAGGTCCATCAATAACAGGAATATAAGagtttattaaaatcataaattgAACCACGCACCTGCATGCAAGGATAGGGAATAAGTAAAATCCCAAGGAAAAGAAAACTCACGTATTCTTTGGGTCACTGCCAGTGATTATACGCCAATCCTCATTCTCCAGTGCAGGGTAACATATTTTAAGAGGCATACGTCCAACAATATCATCCCATTTAGCTTCAATCAAATTTAGAATAGCTTTATTTTGTTTTGGGGTACCCAAAGACGAAATAATAGACCAAAGATTTCCGAGAGTGAAAAACCTAAAATCCATGTGTGCTGGCTGTAGGTTCCCAATAAGATACCCACCTTCCTCTGGTATCCAATCCATGAGCCAAGAAGGAATTTGTTCAGGATAGATATTGAACTTGTTGGTGGCATCCATGGAATACTCTTCCGTTTTATACCGGTAAATCTCATTGATCTTTTTGATATCCACCCAATAGTATTCTCTAATATGAAACGACAGTGCACTGAGTCTGTTGTTAATGGCCCTCACCAAATTCTTGGACCCATCATTTACAGTCAGCATCTCACGAGAGCAACGCAGAGCAGAGTAGAATAAGGCCTAAAGAACAAAACTTGCGATAAGTAAGGTAAGGTGAAACACAAGTGAATAAAAATACAAAAGGTTGGATTAAGAAGTTACAAATACAACCAAGCACCCGCCTAAACTAATGAAAAAGAATCAGAAAGAGGGAAGTATGAAATATGATCAATGACCAGAATACATATCAAAAAAACAAAGGGAATAACCAGGCTTTTAGAAAGAGATCTATAAATTTCCAAAGAGAAAATATCCATGCCATTATAATTTTACAGATAATAACACAGAAAGCAACTCATGAACTTACTTGGATCTCAAGGGGGTGACCATGAATACCCATTCGTCGATCTATCATGCAAGAGCCATCAGTGACCAACAGAGAAGGAAACATATCAAACCCATCAGTTAAGCACAAGTTTAAGATCAGTTTTATGCCCGTCTGAACATCCACCCTTTCTTGCAATGTGCAGTCACCAGTAATTTTCCCATATGCCCTCAGTAAAATAATCCACCACAACCCTATCAAAGAGAATAAGAATGCAAATTCAGATGCAATCACACAATAAGATATATTGGAAGAACAATtgctttctcttttttcttttatttctggtGTTTGTGCAGAAGCATCCGAGAAACATTTCACTATTGAACACATGAACCACAACAACAGCATAAAGTAAGCATCCCTATCAGAATAACTACTATTAAAACATCTCACAAATTAGCATGACTAACAGATGTGCAAAATACAGACCAGAATCCACAGGTGCGACACGGCCAATAGCTGATTCGCCAAAATCTGGATCTAGAACTTCTTCAAATTTATTGCCATCAAGAGGCACAGTTCTGACTTTAAAACTAGCAGGCATCAACCCCTGTCCCGGACTATAGCAATCAACTGTTTTCTCCCAACTCTAAGATAAAAGCAAGAGCACACTTTTCAGTTGCAGGATAACAGATATTAATGCAGAACTGCATTCATAAAGCAAGTAGGAGTCAATGACAATGACTCAACAGATGCAAGATCATGCTCAACCACTTGCACACCATCTATGGCTGTATGACATTCAACTGTAAAAGTTAAAAACAAAATATCTCCTCTAGGAGGTTCGTGAATATGAAAAATTGTACCCACAAAATTATATCATCTCCACGACAAATTGGTGCATTTAAGAaacaaatcaaatttaaataaaacatcaaAATTTTATGTTGATAGCATTTGAATGCAGAGTTTGAATCAGAAAAATTTACAACAGTTACTAAAACAAACCTTATTCTGGAAACCGGAATTAATTGCTCAAAACGGAATATTTGTGTATCCGATAATGTGTAGATGAGAATATAAAACCATAAATGGTGTCTTCATCAATAATTAATCACATAGAGATCAAGCTATAGCTAAATATTACCAAAGTAGAACACATATATAAAGAGAAATAGATCAAACAACAGTCTATGAGTACGGATTAAATGAAAATATAAAGAGAAACGTAAAATATCATACCTGCAATTGCAAGGTATGAAGCAGGAAATTCCTCACAATCTCTCCTTCTCCTCTAAGCAAGAATGCAAGAGCTGAAGGCACAAAATCACGAATGAACACCTGATCATAATTCAATGGCTGCTTATCCCCTGGATCGTTTGCAGCCACCGTCCCTACAGGACTCCCACAATACATAACAATCGCATCATTCAACAACTTCCACGCCTCTTTTTCAATATCCGACTCCTCCCTCTTAGGACTCGTAATCTCAACTCCTTTGACACCCTCCAAATTCTCAGTGTTCACATTTTCACCTTCATCAGGAACAGCAATTCCAATCCTAGACGCTTCCTCTCCCACAACATTCTCGTCTTTATCAATCTTCTCAACTACCAAAGGCTTAACCCCAATTCCGTTTTGCACATAAATTCTCTCAAAATTCTTATCATTTACCCTGGTCTCGACTGACGTTGAATATCCCTTCACTTCTGATGCAAAACTAGCAATAACAGAAACGCCCCTGCTTGTTCTTCTTCTTGTACAATCATCATGAGCAAATGATATAAGCCCAGATTGGCCAAAATTGGTCTTGGGTATACAAAAAATTTTCTGGGTATTATTGATCGCGCTTCGAAATCCGCAGATTCGAAAAGGGTATGCGGAAAACTGTTTGTTATAATCAAAACAGACATGATTTCTTGATAAATTGCTGGTTAACGTATGAAGGTATTTTGCAGACCCGAAAATACCCGGACTCTTTCGAGTCATAAGGAATCTACAAGAAAGTTTCATGGAATGATTGCTAAGGAAACCGAGTGCAACCATAGCATCAAAAATCAAAAACAAAATGAGCAAAGATGTATTCCTCTATCTGCTAGCAAGCTAATTGTGGGATTTTCATGAACCAAGAAGAAGATTTTTGGGTAATGATCATATGAGAGATGATAAAATCGTGAGGGGAAAATGGAGTTTGGAGAAGAAAAGGACGGTTCAAATTAGGAACGATACCTTTTAtatggaggaggaggtggtgaaAGGGGCAAGCAAGCTTCTTTCTCTTGAGCCAGACGTTAACTTTGAAGATTTGCATAATGACTTTAATGCCCccaacttttttttttccaatttgttGAAGTTAATGGATAAAATGTAAACCACTCCAATATTGGTAATGAAGGTTAATAatattaaagggaaaaaaaagaaaactaaaaatttgtagaAAATTAATTAGTCAATTATTAGATTATCAAAATAAAGattgaattttttttctaatatatTAATGAATACGATTTAATCATAATTAAAgtaaataattaaacatttatatataaaaatataataaaataatgataaaaaaataaataaaatttaaaatttaaaagatttattataaatagtagttaagatttaattattattgtggTAGTATGGGATAAGTGCCGGTGACGTGTCAAGGAAATGGTATCCACTATCCACTGTTTTTGGTGTCTTCATCCATCCACAACTTTGGACCATGTCAAATCATTTAAATTAAGCCATGTGACGTACGAGGATGAATTGGATTGCACTTTTGGTGAACCTTTTTGGGTAAATTTCCAAGTGTGAATCAATCTTAATCTAGGGAAAGGGACCAACATTATGTTGATTCATACCAATTGAAAGCCAATAGTATTTGATTTCAACGCCACCATTGTTTGGCGAGGAGAAACGGAGAATGACAAAATGGGCATGAGCAACTCAACCATTGCCAAGTATTGACAAAAATGGGTCCTCCACAAGACGCTGAAAGAAAGAGATTAAACAGTATTTGACAGAGTTCATGTCCACTAGACGCCAGTTAGGCGTGAATCAAATGTACTCTTCGCTTCCTCCAGAGTAGCTGATGATGGGAAGCTTTATTACCAAGTTGAGGTAAGGCAACAATGTAACAATGTAAAAGCTTATCTTTTGATCATACTAGttgagcttggaaatggattcaaAACTTAAAATGGTATGTGGTTTTTAGGTTGTTATGTTATCGGGTGAACATAAAAGTCTTATGCAAATAACAATTAAATGGCTGTCATGCCGCAAGATCGAGTAGTTCGTCTGGAATGGTAGGTGGTACCTGTCAGTTCTTGGAGTTGAAAATAACAGGTTATATGAGCTGAGATTACAAACACCAGAAGACGTATTTGCGGAAGAGAAAAACGATCTTCGTCAAGTAATGGATTCCTTCAGAGCGAACAAAGTGGCTGGTTGATTTGCTGGAGGTCTATTTTATTCACTCCTCGttgttttgcttttttttttttttaattccatcaatattttcttcattttaCCAGCCTCTTGTATGTTCTTGTCAAACATTGATGAGGTAGCCTGGAATAAGAACCATTATCAAGTGTTAATGCTCTTCAAGATTTTGTTTCACTACAATACACTTGAAATGAAAGGAGAGATGAAAGTAGTAAAAGGTGCACAGGAGCATAACATAATTACAAATTGCAATCATCTTAAAAATGCGTACAAGTCCAGTTTAGAAATCTGAATTCTGAAAATATCTATGGATGAAATTTTTGGAGCACTCAACTAACATCCATGTTGTAATACAAGAAAGCGAAATATTCATTACAAGCACCACAAACCCTTCGGAAATTTAAATCGATACAAAATTTCAACTATGACCTAACTTCATATAGTCCAGCTCGGGTTGAAGCTCGGAACCCTTTATAAAGACGATTAACTACAACCTTCAGCTCTAGTTTATCTATTTGCAGGCCTGAGAGGGCAACACCTTGAATCCTAAAACCCAGTTGAAATATGGGGAATACATGAAGACGCTCTAATCCTGTCTCAAGAACCATTGTTCCAGACAACGATGGAGTTCTATCTTTTGGTATtcgatcaattgaccaaatgcaCATCTACAAATATATGTTAGCAAAAGAACATTATCAAATTCTTGCagggaaaaaaattaaaatcagacTCATCCTCCACATCAAGAGTTTAATTAGCCACTAACTGCAAATTACCCGCATAACAATTGTCAAGCAGTAGTAAATTGAGCACAAGAAACTGGATTGACAGTCATAATGTCTCAAACAAAGAGAAATGAGATGGGAGACTTCTCTatataaagaaagaaaaataaatgcaagGAATACCTTACAAGTCAAAACCAGATACTAAGGGCCGTTACAATAATTTCTTTTGGAGTACCTTATTAGATAGGATATTCACTACTCCATGATTTGAAGTCAGGTCAGCTGATAAAATGGA
It encodes:
- the LOC110671894 gene encoding alkaline/neutral invertase A, mitochondrial, whose amino-acid sequence is MVALGFLSNHSMKLSCRFLMTRKSPGIFGSAKYLHTLTSNLSRNHVCFDYNKQFSAYPFRICGFRSAINNTQKIFCIPKTNFGQSGLISFAHDDCTRRRTSRGVSVIASFASEVKGYSTSVETRVNDKNFERIYVQNGIGVKPLVVEKIDKDENVVGEEASRIGIAVPDEGENVNTENLEGVKGVEITSPKREESDIEKEAWKLLNDAIVMYCGSPVGTVAANDPGDKQPLNYDQVFIRDFVPSALAFLLRGEGEIVRNFLLHTLQLQSWEKTVDCYSPGQGLMPASFKVRTVPLDGNKFEEVLDPDFGESAIGRVAPVDSGLWWIILLRAYGKITGDCTLQERVDVQTGIKLILNLCLTDGFDMFPSLLVTDGSCMIDRRMGIHGHPLEIQALFYSALRCSREMLTVNDGSKNLVRAINNRLSALSFHIREYYWVDIKKINEIYRYKTEEYSMDATNKFNIYPEQIPSWLMDWIPEEGGYLIGNLQPAHMDFRFFTLGNLWSIISSLGTPKQNKAILNLIEAKWDDIVGRMPLKICYPALENEDWRIITGSDPKNTPWSYHNGGSWPTLLWQFTLACIKMGRLELAQKAVALAEKRLAVDRWPEYYDTRTGKFIGKQSRLCQTWTIAGFLTSKVLLENPQMASMLLWEEDYELLEICVCALSKTGRKKCSRVAAKSQILV
- the LOC110671745 gene encoding putative pentatricopeptide repeat-containing protein At1g56570 yields the protein MSSKRLLSSTARFRPFPPMIKNYLDCSQNTPIQLNTAYAPKASSFLATDLIKSYFEKGLIREARSLFDEMPDRDVVAWTTMIAGYASCNEHAYAWGMFCNMVRSEMNPDEFTVSSVLKACKGMKSLSCGVLVHGFAIKHGIQGFIYVDNALMDMYATCCASMRDACMVFRGIELKNPVSWTTLIAGYTHGGNGHHGLQVFRQMLLEEAESNPYSFSIAIRACASIGCQNYGKQIHTAVIKHGCESSLPVMNSIVDMYCRCGCLSEANQYFHEMTQKDLITWNTLIAGYEKSDSSESFFIFSQMESNGFRPDCITFTSVIAACANLAVLSCGQLIHGGIICRGLEGDLALANALIDMYAKCGSIADSCKVFTELSCKNLVSWTSMMIGYGAHGYGREVIELFDDMVESGIKPDQIVFMAVLSACSHAGLVDQGLRYFNSMMDDYNIKPDHEIYGCVVDMLGRAGRVEEAYRLIQSMPFTPNESVWGALLGACKAHCLPNLGKLAAQKVLDLRPQLVGTYVMLSNLYAAEGKWGEFARVRKLMKGTEIKKEVGRSWIEVRNEVYSFAVRDKAGPHIGWVYGVLEWLIQHMNEAGYAPLDCLTHDLEDGT